In Streptomyces sp. NBC_00414, a single window of DNA contains:
- a CDS encoding alpha/beta fold hydrolase, producing the protein MNQRFVQVDPAVRLWSEVRGDPRDSTLLLIMGAGASGLGWPEGLVDALAVRHRVIRYDHRDTGRSSFSFDTHPYRIVDLASDALAVLDAYEVERAHIVGHSLGGMLTQLLIADHPERLLSATVMGTGALSSTPLAHLDGSRTPVDQLPSIDARVLEFWSRPHEDRGLEGELDHRVEHWRLLNGDQIPFDSEEFRASERRIIEHAGRYEAPMTHGRADHSSMDRTEELARTEVPTLVISAPAEPVFPPPHPEHLAQVIAGARLVEVPGMGHALPRAVHAPLAAAVLDHTLATDAGARPEAGT; encoded by the coding sequence ATGAATCAGCGGTTTGTCCAGGTTGACCCGGCGGTGCGGCTGTGGTCCGAGGTGCGCGGCGACCCCCGGGATTCCACCCTGTTGCTGATCATGGGGGCCGGGGCGTCCGGGCTGGGCTGGCCGGAGGGACTGGTTGATGCGTTGGCCGTGCGCCACCGCGTCATCCGCTACGACCACCGGGACACCGGCCGCTCCAGCTTCAGTTTCGACACGCACCCGTACCGCATCGTCGACCTCGCCTCGGACGCGCTCGCCGTCCTCGACGCGTACGAAGTGGAGCGGGCGCACATCGTCGGCCACTCCCTGGGCGGCATGCTCACCCAACTGCTGATCGCCGATCACCCCGAACGACTGCTCAGCGCGACAGTGATGGGCACCGGCGCTCTCAGCAGCACCCCACTGGCGCACCTGGACGGCTCCCGAACTCCCGTAGACCAACTCCCGTCCATCGACGCACGGGTGCTCGAATTTTGGTCCCGACCCCACGAGGACCGCGGCCTGGAGGGCGAACTGGACCACCGCGTGGAGCACTGGCGGCTGCTCAACGGCGATCAGATCCCCTTCGACTCCGAGGAGTTCCGGGCCTCGGAGCGCCGCATCATCGAGCACGCCGGGCGCTACGAGGCGCCCATGACCCACGGGCGCGCGGACCACTCCAGCATGGACCGCACCGAGGAACTCGCGCGCACCGAGGTGCCGACCCTGGTTATCTCCGCCCCGGCCGAGCCCGTCTTCCCACCGCCGCACCCCGAACATCTCGCCCAAGTGATCGCCGGGGCACGGCTGGTGGAGGTACCGGGCATGGGGCACGCCCTGCCCCGCGCCGTCCACGCACCCCTGGCCGCGGCCGTTCTCGACCACACCCTGGCCACGGACGCCGGCGCCCGACCCGAGGCGGGGACGTAA
- a CDS encoding pentapeptide repeat-containing protein — MTELDQCRLRVRQKARNRRWATTALMVAGAFVLFMVLPWLIWWGPYVIGPDPIDKAEARKGSAALVTGLRTAVVAFTAALGAGIALLYTARTYRLTRRGQITDRFTKALERLGSGEIYVRIGGILALEQIVQDAPEQAATDAAHVLGHFIRHRAPHAVPPPDPDDPHRGPHADPLPPKPAADVQAALTALTRRESRTHVDRRERLDLNGLHLAGVQLNEADLTGADLSGATFTGAYLYKATFTEARLYKATFTGAHLYKATFTEAHLPRATFTGANLVGATFTEAYLRGAAFTEANLHKAIFTGANLRDATFMETDLVGAAFTEANLREATLTKADLRRATFTGANLRGATLTKANLSVTDLSSARRLTFGQVISAVPDEETELPAWFYASVGVPGTRAHVAHVPGPSPGILPAWRGVTRGGDGSRWDR, encoded by the coding sequence ATGACCGAGCTGGATCAGTGTCGGTTGCGGGTCCGGCAGAAGGCACGCAACCGGCGATGGGCAACGACTGCTCTGATGGTGGCCGGAGCCTTCGTGCTGTTCATGGTGCTGCCCTGGCTGATCTGGTGGGGTCCCTACGTCATTGGCCCCGACCCCATCGACAAGGCTGAGGCGAGGAAGGGGTCGGCGGCCCTCGTGACCGGCCTGCGTACCGCCGTGGTCGCGTTCACGGCCGCCCTCGGGGCCGGCATCGCTCTGCTCTACACCGCCCGCACCTACCGCCTCACCCGCCGCGGGCAGATCACCGACCGCTTCACCAAAGCCCTCGAACGCCTCGGCTCCGGCGAGATCTACGTCCGCATCGGCGGCATCCTCGCCCTCGAACAGATCGTGCAGGACGCTCCTGAACAGGCCGCCACCGACGCCGCTCACGTCCTCGGACACTTCATCCGCCACCGGGCCCCTCACGCCGTCCCCCCGCCCGACCCTGACGATCCCCACCGCGGTCCGCACGCCGACCCGCTGCCCCCCAAGCCGGCTGCCGATGTACAGGCCGCGCTTACAGCTCTCACCCGCCGCGAGTCCCGCACCCATGTCGACCGCCGTGAACGCCTCGACCTCAACGGCCTCCACCTGGCCGGCGTCCAACTTAACGAAGCCGACCTCACGGGAGCGGACCTGTCCGGGGCGACCTTCACAGGGGCCTACCTGTACAAGGCGACCTTCACGGAAGCCCGCCTGTACAAGGCGACGTTCACAGGGGCCCACCTGTACAAGGCGACCTTCACGGAGGCCCACCTGCCCAGAGCGACGTTCACGGGGGCCAACTTGGTCGGCGCGACGTTCACGGAGGCCTATCTGCGCGGGGCGGCGTTCACGGAGGCCAACCTGCACAAGGCGATCTTCACGGGGGCCAACCTGCGCGATGCGACGTTCATGGAGACCGACCTGGTCGGTGCGGCGTTCACGGAGGCCAACCTGCGCGAGGCGACGCTCACGAAGGCCGACCTACGCCGGGCGACGTTCACGGGGGCCAACCTGCGCGGGGCGACGCTCACGAAGGCCAACCTGTCCGTGACCGATCTGTCGAGTGCACGTCGCCTGACGTTTGGGCAGGTCATTTCAGCGGTGCCGGACGAAGAGACCGAGCTGCCGGCCTGGTTTTACGCTTCAGTCGGAGTGCCGGGGACACGGGCGCATGTGGCGCATGTACCCGGGCCTTCGCCGGGCATCTTGCCGGCATGGCGCGGTGTTACCCGTGGGGGTGATGGCAGTCGGTGGGATCGGTAG
- a CDS encoding STAS domain-containing protein yields MTGTQEPARPGRLAADHTTLNGILVVTLSGEIDHTVKDQFSNALLSRDGAAPLRIVADLSEVTFMDSSGINILLTTHQKAVSKQGWLRIAGAQQAVQRVLHIVGVDQFIGCHPTLEQALTR; encoded by the coding sequence GTGACAGGCACCCAGGAACCAGCTCGCCCCGGCCGGCTAGCAGCCGACCACACCACCCTCAACGGCATCCTGGTGGTCACCCTGAGCGGCGAGATCGACCACACCGTCAAAGACCAGTTCAGTAACGCCCTGCTCTCCCGTGACGGTGCGGCGCCCTTGCGGATCGTGGCAGACCTCAGCGAGGTGACCTTCATGGACTCCAGCGGCATCAACATCCTCCTCACCACCCACCAGAAGGCCGTCAGCAAGCAGGGATGGCTGCGCATCGCCGGCGCCCAACAAGCCGTCCAACGCGTCCTGCACATCGTCGGCGTGGACCAGTTCATCGGCTGCCACCCCACCCTCGAACAAGCCCTGACCAGGTGA